One window from the genome of Thermaerobacter marianensis DSM 12885 encodes:
- the carA gene encoding glutamine-hydrolyzing carbamoyl-phosphate synthase small subunit: MDCGEPVPPAPLHPQEAPEAGAAAASGAPAGPAGAGSSAGSSAASPTTTDPRTVPARLVLEDGTQWFGRVVVWPARCAGGAASGGSRADGAEGIGAEPGSARPAAAGPGGTGSGGAAAAAAPAIAWAVTGEVVFNTSMTGYQELLSDPSYDGQIVVLTYPLVGNYGVHDGEDESAGPRVQALIARELFDAGPVGLHPLAAHLARAGVPAADGFDTRALTLHLRRHGTLRGVLTTDLEAPAAALVAQAQSWRPPSALEAGTRQPYRVEPAAAGATRAPARHAVLVDFGVKRNILRALVAQGWRVTVVPALTPAHDVLALQPDAVILSNGPGDPRDLGPVLDTVRRLAETVPTFGICLGHQLLGLAFGGRAYKLPFGHRGANHPVKEIAAAAWAGSGRGDGRVFMTSQNHGYALDAESLEAAGLIVTHVNLNDGTVEGLCHPELPVRGLQFHPEAAPGPRDAAPLLAEFLRQVTGGTPAGGANEAAGAAVGAAAAAPDRTAAGGPAPAAAGWRGVPVWEGGMAGD, translated from the coding sequence ATGGACTGCGGCGAGCCCGTCCCCCCTGCGCCCCTGCATCCCCAGGAAGCCCCCGAGGCCGGTGCGGCGGCCGCGAGCGGCGCCCCGGCGGGCCCGGCCGGGGCCGGTTCTTCCGCCGGTTCGTCGGCCGCTTCCCCGACGACCACGGACCCGCGGACCGTTCCCGCCCGCCTGGTGCTGGAAGACGGCACCCAGTGGTTCGGCCGGGTGGTGGTCTGGCCGGCAAGGTGCGCCGGCGGCGCGGCATCCGGCGGTTCCAGGGCGGATGGGGCGGAGGGCATCGGGGCGGAGCCCGGTAGCGCCCGGCCCGCCGCTGCAGGCCCCGGCGGTACCGGGTCGGGCGGCGCCGCGGCCGCGGCCGCCCCGGCGATCGCTTGGGCCGTCACCGGCGAGGTGGTCTTCAACACCAGCATGACGGGTTACCAGGAACTGCTCTCGGACCCCTCCTACGACGGCCAGATCGTGGTGCTCACCTATCCGCTGGTCGGCAATTACGGCGTCCACGACGGCGAGGACGAGTCGGCCGGCCCGCGGGTGCAGGCCCTGATCGCCCGCGAGCTGTTCGACGCCGGCCCCGTCGGCCTGCACCCCCTGGCCGCCCACCTGGCACGGGCCGGGGTGCCCGCGGCCGACGGCTTCGACACCCGGGCTCTGACCCTGCACCTGCGGCGCCACGGCACCCTGCGGGGCGTGCTCACCACCGACCTGGAGGCGCCCGCCGCCGCACTGGTCGCCCAGGCCCAGAGCTGGCGGCCGCCCTCCGCCCTGGAGGCGGGGACGCGGCAGCCGTACCGGGTCGAACCGGCGGCGGCCGGGGCGACGCGGGCGCCCGCCCGCCACGCGGTGCTGGTGGACTTCGGCGTCAAGCGCAACATCCTCCGGGCCCTGGTGGCCCAGGGCTGGCGGGTCACCGTGGTCCCCGCCCTCACTCCGGCCCACGACGTGCTGGCGCTGCAGCCCGACGCGGTGATCCTGTCCAACGGCCCCGGCGATCCGCGGGACCTGGGGCCGGTGCTGGACACCGTCCGGCGGCTGGCGGAGACGGTGCCCACCTTCGGCATCTGCCTCGGTCACCAGCTCCTCGGCCTGGCCTTCGGCGGCCGCGCCTACAAGCTGCCCTTCGGCCACCGGGGCGCCAACCACCCCGTCAAGGAGATCGCGGCGGCGGCCTGGGCCGGATCGGGACGCGGCGACGGCCGGGTCTTCATGACCTCCCAGAACCACGGCTACGCCCTGGACGCGGAGTCCCTGGAGGCGGCGGGGCTGATCGTCACCCACGTCAACCTCAACGACGGCACGGTGGAAGGCCTCTGCCATCCCGAGCTGCCGGTACGGGGGCTGCAGTTCCACCCGGAGGCGGCGCCGGGTCCGCGGGATGCGGCCCCGCTGCTGGCCGAGTTCCTCCGGCAGGTGACGGGCGGCACGCCGGCGGGCGGCGCCAACGAAGCCGCAGGGGCCGCGGTGGGAGCGGCGGCGGCTGCGCCGGATCGGACGGCGGCCGGAGGTCCTGCGCCCGCCGCGGCCGGGTGGCGGGGCGTGCCGGTGTGGGAAGGAGGGATGGCCGGTGACTGA
- a CDS encoding dihydroorotase has protein sequence MTHPERPVNRLWIRGGRLIDPSQGLDGPGDVVVEDGRVVYAGPPLPDAAAAVRVTVPGAPAVAAGTPALAPHGPAAAPEAPAAGPAMGGSRAGLGAGHGATAAAASAPAPSDAAAAPLPPGRLSILDARGLWVVPGLIDPHVHLRTPGETHKETLATGGAAAAAGGFTAVACMPNTRPPLDDAIRVEWLAMKAAAQVPVRVYVVAAATRGLAGEEPAPYAALKAAGAVAVTDDGRPIARAGVMARVLEGAAAAGLPVLIHAEEPELSAGGAMHAGAVAAATGIPGIPDTAEAVMVARDLLLAERSGARLHVLHASAAATVDLVRWGKARGVPVTMEVTPHHLLLCDEDVAAAGFHPHWKMNPPLRSRRDREALLEAVADGTVDAIATDHAPHHALDKDAPFPEAAFGIVGLETALGLLLTHLVPDPLSPARLVELMARGPARILGVPGGTLRPGAPADVTLIDPEHRWVVEPEKFRSLGRNTPFAGWTLRGRAVCTLVGGREVFRLPGYPAPVAVPVEGGAEPGATWGPAGSFAPVAAAARSSEAQ, from the coding sequence GTGACGCACCCGGAGCGGCCCGTGAACCGCCTCTGGATCCGCGGCGGGCGACTGATCGACCCCAGCCAGGGCCTGGATGGCCCCGGCGACGTGGTGGTCGAGGACGGTCGCGTCGTCTACGCCGGACCGCCCCTGCCCGATGCGGCTGCCGCCGTGCGGGTGACCGTGCCTGGGGCGCCCGCGGTGGCGGCCGGGACGCCCGCCCTGGCGCCCCACGGGCCCGCGGCGGCACCCGAGGCGCCCGCCGCCGGGCCTGCCATGGGCGGGAGCAGGGCCGGGCTCGGGGCGGGCCATGGTGCGACCGCGGCCGCCGCCTCAGCGCCCGCTCCGTCCGACGCCGCGGCGGCTCCCTTGCCTCCGGGCCGGCTCTCCATCCTCGATGCCCGCGGGCTCTGGGTGGTCCCAGGCCTCATCGACCCCCACGTCCACCTGCGCACCCCCGGCGAGACCCACAAGGAGACCCTGGCCACAGGTGGCGCGGCCGCGGCGGCGGGGGGCTTCACGGCGGTGGCCTGCATGCCCAACACCCGCCCGCCCCTGGACGATGCCATCCGGGTGGAGTGGCTGGCCATGAAGGCCGCCGCCCAAGTGCCGGTGCGGGTGTACGTGGTGGCCGCCGCCACCCGCGGCCTGGCCGGCGAGGAGCCGGCCCCCTACGCCGCCTTGAAGGCGGCGGGAGCCGTGGCCGTGACCGACGACGGCCGGCCCATCGCCCGGGCAGGCGTCATGGCCCGGGTCCTTGAGGGCGCGGCGGCGGCGGGCCTGCCCGTCCTGATCCACGCGGAAGAACCGGAGCTCAGCGCAGGCGGCGCCATGCACGCCGGCGCCGTGGCGGCGGCCACGGGGATCCCCGGCATCCCGGACACCGCCGAGGCGGTGATGGTGGCCCGGGACCTGCTGCTGGCCGAGCGGTCCGGGGCGCGGTTGCACGTGCTCCACGCCAGCGCCGCCGCCACCGTCGACCTGGTGCGCTGGGGCAAGGCGCGGGGCGTCCCGGTGACCATGGAGGTCACGCCCCACCACCTGCTGCTCTGCGACGAGGACGTGGCCGCGGCCGGTTTCCACCCGCACTGGAAGATGAACCCGCCCCTGCGCTCCCGCCGGGACCGGGAGGCGCTGCTGGAGGCCGTGGCCGACGGCACGGTGGACGCCATCGCCACCGACCACGCGCCCCATCATGCTCTGGACAAGGACGCGCCCTTCCCCGAGGCCGCCTTCGGGATCGTGGGGCTGGAGACGGCCCTGGGTCTGCTGCTCACGCACCTCGTGCCCGATCCCCTGTCGCCCGCCCGGCTGGTGGAGCTGATGGCGCGGGGACCCGCCCGCATCCTGGGCGTGCCGGGCGGCACCCTGCGGCCCGGCGCGCCGGCGGACGTGACCCTGATCGACCCCGAGCACCGGTGGGTGGTGGAACCGGAGAAGTTCCGGAGCCTCGGGCGCAACACGCCCTTCGCCGGCTGGACCTTGCGGGGCCGGGCGGTGTGCACGCTGGTCGGCGGCCGGGAGGTCTTCCGGCTGCCGGGCTACCCGGCGCCGGTGGCCGTACCGGTGGAGGGCGGTGCGGAACCGGGGGCGACCTGGGGGCCGGCCGGGAGCTTCGCGCCGGTGGCGGCCGCGGCCCGCAGCTCGGAGGCGCAGTGA
- a CDS encoding heavy metal translocating P-type ATPase — protein sequence MGTATRTQQAYPITGGDCARCAQRIEDALRGEASAGPRRRPTGGGSAAGSGRSGSAADSGTLAGRGEGAGAGEAERGAARRRLTAIGLATILFAAAAVARQQFAGSPPALVADAVLLAVYLWVGHGVLRAALRNLRRGRVFDENFLMTVATLGAIALRELPEAVAVMLFFTVGEFFQDLAVQRSRRSIRALLDLRPEFARVRRGGTVLTVDPATVAVGEEIEVRPGERIPLDGRVTAGSSFVDTSALTGEAVPRRVEPGDEVLAGMVNTRAVLTVRVTRPFGASQVARILELVERAAARKAPAERFITSFARYYTPAVVAAAAALALIPPLVVPGAAWGEWIRRALVLLVIACPCALVVSVPLGYFAGLGAASRRGVLVKGAHYLDALARLDTVVWDKTGTLTRGEFEVVEVTACDGMLPERVVELAAHAEVPSGHPIAAAIARTYGKPVDAGRVAGFEELAGRGVRARVDGQPVLVGSARFLREEGVTVADGEGTGKVPGDGGAGDGPGGTLVFVAVAGRLAGRIVIADRVKPEAAGAVRALRSLGIRRQVMLTGDRPAVARAVAAALGIDQVRAGLLPEEKVAALEQLEAAGSGQGSRRRRPALAFVGDGINDAPVLTRATVGVAMGGLGSDAAIEAADVVIMDDDPARLATAVTVARATRRVVQQNIALALGVKGAFAALGAAGAATLWEAVFADVGVALLAVLNAVRVLRAGRDERGQPPSPGEPARAE from the coding sequence ATGGGCACGGCAACCCGGACCCAGCAAGCCTACCCGATCACCGGCGGGGACTGCGCCCGCTGCGCCCAGCGCATCGAAGATGCCCTGCGCGGGGAGGCTTCCGCAGGACCCCGCCGCCGGCCAACCGGGGGCGGATCGGCTGCCGGTTCCGGCAGAAGCGGATCTGCCGCCGACTCCGGCACGTTGGCAGGTCGAGGCGAAGGCGCCGGCGCAGGAGAGGCGGAGCGCGGCGCCGCCCGCCGGCGGCTGACGGCCATCGGCCTGGCGACGATCCTCTTCGCTGCCGCCGCCGTCGCCCGCCAGCAGTTCGCGGGGTCACCTCCGGCCCTGGTCGCCGATGCCGTGCTGCTGGCGGTGTACCTCTGGGTTGGCCACGGCGTGCTGCGCGCCGCCCTGCGCAACCTGCGGCGCGGTCGGGTCTTCGACGAGAACTTCCTCATGACCGTCGCCACCCTGGGGGCCATTGCCCTGCGCGAGCTGCCCGAGGCCGTGGCCGTGATGCTCTTCTTCACCGTGGGCGAGTTCTTCCAGGACCTGGCCGTGCAGCGCTCCCGCCGGTCGATCCGCGCCCTGCTGGACCTGCGGCCCGAGTTCGCCCGGGTGCGCCGGGGCGGCACGGTGTTGACGGTCGATCCCGCCACGGTGGCGGTGGGCGAGGAGATCGAGGTGCGGCCCGGAGAGCGCATTCCCCTGGACGGCCGGGTGACGGCCGGTTCGTCCTTCGTGGACACCTCGGCTCTCACCGGCGAGGCGGTGCCGCGGCGGGTCGAACCCGGCGACGAGGTCCTGGCCGGCATGGTGAACACCCGTGCGGTGCTGACGGTGCGGGTGACCCGTCCCTTCGGCGCCTCCCAGGTGGCGCGGATCCTCGAGTTGGTGGAACGGGCCGCCGCCCGCAAGGCGCCCGCGGAGCGCTTCATCACCAGCTTCGCCCGGTACTACACCCCCGCGGTGGTGGCGGCGGCTGCGGCCCTGGCGTTGATCCCGCCGCTGGTGGTGCCCGGGGCGGCCTGGGGCGAGTGGATCCGGCGCGCGCTGGTCCTTTTGGTGATCGCCTGTCCGTGCGCGCTGGTGGTGTCGGTGCCCCTAGGTTACTTCGCCGGTTTGGGCGCCGCCTCGCGGCGGGGCGTGCTGGTCAAGGGAGCCCATTACCTGGATGCCCTGGCCCGGCTTGACACGGTGGTCTGGGACAAGACCGGCACCTTGACCCGGGGCGAGTTCGAGGTGGTGGAGGTCACCGCCTGCGACGGGATGCTGCCGGAACGGGTGGTCGAACTGGCCGCCCACGCCGAGGTGCCCTCGGGGCACCCCATCGCCGCCGCCATCGCCCGCACCTACGGCAAGCCGGTGGACGCCGGGCGGGTGGCCGGCTTCGAGGAGCTGGCGGGCCGGGGGGTCCGCGCCCGGGTGGACGGGCAGCCGGTCCTGGTTGGCAGCGCCCGGTTCCTCCGGGAAGAGGGGGTCACCGTGGCGGACGGCGAAGGGACCGGCAAGGTCCCTGGGGATGGAGGGGCTGGGGACGGGCCCGGTGGCACCCTGGTCTTCGTGGCCGTGGCGGGCCGGCTGGCCGGGCGCATCGTCATCGCGGACCGGGTCAAGCCCGAAGCGGCCGGCGCCGTTCGGGCCCTGCGGAGCCTGGGCATCCGGCGCCAGGTCATGCTGACGGGCGACCGGCCTGCGGTGGCCCGGGCCGTGGCCGCTGCCCTGGGGATCGACCAGGTCCGGGCCGGGTTGCTGCCGGAGGAGAAGGTGGCCGCCCTGGAGCAGCTGGAGGCGGCAGGATCGGGACAAGGATCGCGACGGCGGCGGCCGGCCCTGGCCTTCGTGGGCGACGGGATCAACGACGCGCCGGTCCTCACCCGGGCGACGGTCGGGGTCGCCATGGGCGGGCTGGGCTCCGATGCCGCCATCGAGGCGGCCGACGTGGTGATCATGGACGACGACCCGGCCCGCCTCGCCACGGCGGTGACCGTGGCCCGCGCCACCCGCCGCGTGGTGCAGCAGAACATCGCCCTGGCGCTGGGGGTCAAGGGCGCCTTCGCCGCACTGGGCGCCGCCGGTGCCGCCACGCTGTGGGAAGCGGTGTTTGCCGACGTGGGCGTGGCCCTGCTGGCCGTCCTGAACGCCGTGCGGGTCCTGCGGGCGGGGCGGGACGAACGCGGCCAGCCGCCCTCTCCTGGCGAGCCGGCGCGCGCGGAATGA
- a CDS encoding aspartate carbamoyltransferase catalytic subunit: MLTGTTPQSVSPAATPPHALREAARATRPVPLPVPIPSPSPVHPQPKSHGGSRTLASADPSGLPAAQPGVPPAPPGTPPGQLDISRPRSLTGIATLADPDLEDLLARAIRMMATLEARRDAGLDPAPLQGRRVVTLFYENSTRTSQSFHVAAHLLGAAAFDLPVARSSVQKGESLRDTLRTCAALGFDAVILRHPVTGAAAYAASVLDVPVINAGDGTGEHPTQALLDALTILRHKGRLAGLKVAIVGDVRHSRVARSNALLLSRLGAEVWLCGPPGLLPSAPPRPGVTVTARLDEALADADVVMALRIQRERLGGVLPDLAEYRRGWGIGPRQLAWARPGAILMHPGPVNRGIELDPELMEDPRCVIEEQVACGVAARMAVLEWALGGPATSAGAAEGAEPAPGAAGAVERAGTAHRVERAGPAGRVEPAAGGTPRAADAARPCARPAEEVSAR, encoded by the coding sequence GTGCTGACCGGGACGACGCCCCAGTCCGTGAGCCCCGCGGCGACCCCGCCGCACGCCCTGCGCGAAGCGGCCCGCGCAACGAGGCCCGTTCCCCTTCCCGTTCCGATCCCCTCGCCCTCGCCGGTTCATCCCCAGCCGAAAAGCCATGGCGGGTCGAGAACCCTGGCGTCGGCCGACCCGTCGGGCCTCCCGGCCGCGCAGCCCGGCGTGCCGCCCGCGCCGCCGGGGACCCCGCCGGGGCAGCTCGACATCTCGCGGCCCCGCTCCCTCACCGGCATCGCCACCCTGGCCGACCCGGACCTGGAAGACCTTCTCGCCAGAGCCATCCGGATGATGGCCACGCTCGAGGCCCGCAGGGATGCGGGCCTTGACCCCGCGCCCCTCCAGGGCCGGCGCGTGGTCACCCTGTTCTACGAGAACAGCACCCGGACCAGCCAGTCCTTCCACGTGGCGGCCCACCTGCTGGGGGCCGCCGCCTTCGACCTGCCCGTCGCCCGCAGCAGCGTGCAGAAGGGCGAGAGCCTGCGGGACACGCTGCGCACCTGTGCGGCCCTGGGCTTCGACGCCGTGATCCTGCGCCACCCGGTCACGGGCGCGGCGGCCTATGCGGCGTCCGTGCTGGACGTTCCCGTCATCAACGCCGGCGACGGTACCGGCGAGCACCCCACCCAGGCCCTTCTCGATGCCCTGACCATCCTCCGGCACAAGGGGCGGCTGGCGGGGCTGAAGGTGGCCATCGTGGGCGACGTGCGCCACAGCCGGGTGGCGCGCTCCAACGCGCTGCTCCTCAGCCGCCTGGGGGCGGAGGTGTGGCTCTGCGGCCCACCGGGCCTCTTGCCCTCCGCGCCGCCCCGCCCGGGCGTGACGGTGACGGCCCGGCTCGACGAAGCCCTGGCCGATGCCGACGTGGTGATGGCCCTGCGCATTCAGCGAGAGCGGCTGGGCGGGGTGCTGCCCGACCTGGCCGAGTACCGGCGCGGCTGGGGCATCGGCCCGCGGCAGCTGGCGTGGGCCCGGCCCGGCGCCATCCTGATGCACCCGGGCCCCGTGAACCGGGGCATCGAGCTGGACCCCGAGCTCATGGAGGACCCGCGCTGCGTCATCGAGGAGCAGGTCGCCTGCGGCGTCGCCGCGCGGATGGCGGTGCTGGAGTGGGCGCTGGGCGGGCCGGCGACCTCGGCCGGCGCCGCCGAGGGGGCCGAACCGGCTCCGGGTGCCGCCGGGGCGGTCGAGCGGGCAGGCACCGCCCATCGGGTCGAACGGGCCGGTCCCGCCGGGCGGGTCGAACCGGCCGCCGGCGGCACGCCCCGGGCCGCCGACGCCGCCCGTCCCTGCGCGCGGCCGGCAGAGGAGGTGAGCGCGCGGTGA
- a CDS encoding ArsR/SmtB family transcription factor, translated as MSIQPSPSRRDVCLRFEPHADRIATLRDRILEVAGLSELFQVLADETRTKILYLLAVAELCVCDLAAALDLSLPAVSHHLRLLKTMRLVKYRREGKNVYYSLADEHVLRLIQVAQEHYAEQR; from the coding sequence GTGAGCATCCAGCCCAGCCCGTCCCGGCGGGACGTGTGCCTGCGCTTCGAGCCCCATGCGGATCGGATTGCCACCCTGCGGGACCGGATCCTGGAGGTGGCCGGCCTGTCGGAGCTCTTCCAGGTCCTGGCCGACGAGACGCGGACCAAGATCCTCTACCTGCTGGCGGTCGCGGAATTGTGCGTCTGCGACCTGGCCGCCGCCCTGGACCTGTCCCTGCCCGCCGTCTCCCACCACCTGCGCCTGCTGAAGACCATGCGCCTGGTCAAGTACCGGCGGGAGGGCAAGAACGTCTACTATTCGCTGGCGGACGAGCACGTGCTGCGGCTGATCCAGGTCGCCCAGGAGCACTACGCGGAGCAGCGCTGA
- a CDS encoding L,D-transpeptidase family protein, with the protein MGAPGGRGASHSDPGGRAPLPGLRLARLMLACLVLAGAVLWVGGYQAGGGAAGAGPVCGEREGARTPYWRFLRWWGAVAGLALQGGRSAVAAAEDVLIVIDIDQRELTVYRNGQPVRTYPIAAGRPGEPSPVGEWRVTDIAHWPGGPFGARWFGLSAPWGSYGIHGTNNPGSIGTYASLGCIRMFNEDVLTLDDLVKVGTPVKITGTTEVYYKLPVYRRGAVGQDVALLQLSLRAAGFNPGVADGVYGGTTEKAVAAAEWWFGLEPDGTADAALQWLVGYRP; encoded by the coding sequence GTGGGGGCCCCAGGGGGACGAGGGGCATCCCACTCGGACCCGGGCGGGCGGGCGCCCCTGCCCGGTTTGCGCCTGGCCAGGCTCATGCTGGCGTGCCTGGTGCTGGCCGGCGCCGTCCTCTGGGTGGGAGGTTACCAGGCCGGTGGGGGCGCCGCGGGCGCGGGGCCCGTTTGCGGCGAGCGGGAAGGTGCCCGCACCCCGTACTGGCGGTTCCTCCGCTGGTGGGGGGCCGTAGCGGGGTTGGCCCTCCAGGGCGGGCGGTCGGCCGTCGCGGCGGCGGAAGACGTCCTCATCGTCATCGACATCGACCAGCGGGAGCTCACCGTCTACCGCAACGGGCAGCCCGTCAGGACCTACCCCATCGCGGCCGGCCGGCCCGGCGAGCCGTCGCCTGTGGGCGAGTGGCGGGTGACGGACATCGCCCACTGGCCCGGCGGCCCGTTCGGCGCCCGCTGGTTTGGGCTGAGTGCGCCCTGGGGTTCCTACGGGATTCACGGCACCAACAACCCCGGCTCCATCGGCACCTACGCCAGCCTGGGCTGCATCCGCATGTTCAACGAAGACGTCCTGACCCTGGACGACCTGGTCAAGGTCGGTACGCCCGTCAAGATCACCGGTACCACCGAGGTCTACTACAAGCTGCCCGTCTACCGGCGGGGGGCTGTCGGCCAGGACGTGGCCTTGTTGCAGCTGTCCCTGCGGGCCGCCGGGTTCAACCCCGGGGTGGCCGACGGCGTCTACGGCGGTACCACGGAGAAAGCGGTGGCCGCGGCGGAGTGGTGGTTCGGGCTAGAACCGGACGGGACGGCCGACGCAGCCCTGCAGTGGCTCGTAGGGTACCGGCCCTGA
- a CDS encoding extracellular solute-binding protein: MAPRTNRVTGAPPGPQAGRQWWRRVALVAGMAALLVVAAAAFTLWRQRQGDPWARYRAVPLDPAKTYELVLWETELPVAVLPDPLRLPGGPSPEPRFRPQGGPAGQGRAGNQEGPVGPGGSAGPGGPASPSNPSGKPKASPRRDGPPPVPPLEGPGPFTHREYLDQALRAFAQQFPNVHVRVEWIPAREAAARLQQALADGKPPDVFGGWGSALLVRHPLQVPLDPYLARAERRWYNPTALTLYQADRRLWVWPRWVAPHTWWVQAARVRAVGLDPNTLALMGWTYADVDRLAGLGPEEPGPGTAEPRATAPRDGEPQGPGLTLWAGRPDLPVEQLLRVRGVAAPLAPSGAVLWAGPDGQATLAWLERLRDRKLLRPVTAGTAAQWLAGGAPAALAGGFPPALGRWLLERETGLMPRPADEPPPPRPGRGPVPPVTRGGSQVTAAVPERWPVPPAPRVDASGRVTGGLPAPDDPRRLEPLVSPDAEGLVLLPPPVPEGAPRPALLEVGGLMVFRQNRYRGDDHTQAAVELARFLSRWRTDVLTRRLLAVPADVTSLAAWQAESPLPAVYRRQLEHLALGVWNRDDRGRWRRLAVTYPAVPGAPGPEHDDVGRQVRPPLAAFWTGEAGAAQVIQAWGGSPAPEERPGDSE, encoded by the coding sequence ATGGCACCACGGACGAACCGCGTCACCGGGGCGCCGCCGGGGCCGCAGGCGGGACGGCAGTGGTGGCGGCGGGTGGCCCTGGTGGCAGGAATGGCGGCGCTCCTGGTGGTGGCCGCCGCGGCCTTCACCCTCTGGCGCCAGCGCCAGGGCGATCCCTGGGCCCGGTACCGTGCGGTGCCGCTGGACCCTGCCAAGACGTACGAACTGGTGCTCTGGGAGACGGAATTGCCGGTGGCGGTCCTCCCGGATCCCTTGCGGCTGCCCGGCGGACCCAGCCCCGAGCCGCGATTCCGCCCGCAAGGCGGTCCGGCGGGCCAGGGGCGCGCGGGAAACCAGGAGGGTCCGGTCGGACCAGGAGGCTCGGCAGGGCCCGGCGGGCCGGCTAGCCCAAGCAACCCGAGCGGCAAGCCGAAGGCCTCTCCCCGCCGCGACGGCCCGCCGCCGGTGCCACCGCTCGAGGGGCCCGGTCCGTTCACCCACCGGGAGTACCTGGACCAGGCCCTGCGCGCCTTTGCCCAGCAATTCCCCAACGTCCACGTCCGGGTGGAGTGGATCCCCGCGCGGGAGGCGGCTGCCCGGCTGCAGCAGGCGCTGGCCGACGGCAAACCGCCCGACGTCTTCGGCGGGTGGGGCAGCGCCCTGCTGGTTCGTCACCCGCTGCAGGTGCCGCTCGACCCCTACCTGGCCCGGGCGGAGCGCCGCTGGTACAACCCGACGGCCCTCACCCTCTACCAGGCGGACCGGCGCCTCTGGGTCTGGCCGCGCTGGGTGGCACCCCACACGTGGTGGGTGCAGGCCGCCCGGGTGCGGGCAGTGGGGCTGGACCCCAACACGCTGGCGCTCATGGGCTGGACGTACGCGGACGTCGACCGGCTGGCCGGCCTGGGTCCGGAAGAACCCGGCCCCGGCACCGCGGAGCCGCGGGCGACGGCGCCTCGGGACGGCGAACCCCAAGGCCCCGGCCTGACCCTGTGGGCGGGCCGGCCCGATCTTCCGGTGGAACAACTTCTGCGCGTCCGGGGCGTGGCGGCGCCCCTCGCCCCGTCGGGGGCGGTCCTCTGGGCGGGGCCGGACGGCCAGGCGACCCTGGCGTGGCTGGAGCGGCTGCGGGATCGGAAGCTCCTGCGGCCCGTGACGGCGGGCACCGCCGCCCAGTGGCTGGCGGGCGGGGCGCCGGCCGCGCTGGCGGGCGGGTTCCCCCCGGCCCTGGGCCGCTGGTTGCTCGAGCGGGAAACGGGGTTGATGCCGCGCCCGGCGGACGAACCCCCGCCCCCCCGTCCGGGCCGCGGGCCGGTGCCGCCGGTGACCCGGGGCGGCAGCCAGGTCACGGCCGCCGTCCCGGAACGCTGGCCCGTGCCGCCGGCCCCGCGGGTCGACGCGTCCGGGCGCGTGACGGGCGGCCTTCCCGCCCCCGACGACCCGCGCCGCCTCGAACCGCTGGTGTCGCCGGACGCGGAGGGGCTGGTCCTGCTGCCCCCGCCCGTGCCGGAGGGGGCGCCGCGGCCGGCGTTGTTGGAGGTCGGGGGACTGATGGTCTTCCGGCAGAACCGTTACCGCGGCGACGACCACACCCAGGCGGCGGTGGAGCTGGCGCGCTTCCTCAGCCGGTGGCGGACCGACGTGTTGACCCGGCGGCTGCTGGCGGTGCCTGCCGACGTCACCTCCCTGGCGGCGTGGCAGGCCGAGAGCCCCCTGCCCGCGGTCTACCGCCGGCAGTTGGAGCACCTGGCCCTGGGGGTCTGGAATCGCGACGACCGCGGCCGTTGGCGGCGGCTGGCCGTCACGTACCCGGCGGTGCCGGGGGCGCCCGGGCCCGAGCACGACGACGTGGGCCGGCAGGTGCGCCCGCCGCTGGCGGCCTTCTGGACGGGAGAAGCCGGGGCCGCGCAGGTGATCCAGGCATGGGGCGGATCGCCGGCGCCGGAGGAACGACCGGGGGATTCGGAATAG
- a CDS encoding patatin-like phospholipase family protein, protein MNGEHGYGFGIALGGGGLRGLAHVGVLKALQEAGYSPDIVTGTSSGAILAALWACGWTPAQMEEVARRLRSAELYDSNLTWGSALAVLAQVLGFRWRPRRPVPQGMIQGQKLERLLGLWTRGARLEQLERPVAIMAADVRSGRAAVFCPPVYKERVQRAMPGAIVLDKGTLAAAVRASIAIPGIFEPKRLGPYILVDGAVKDKVPAEAARALGARVVLAVDVSSRRRREPAGLLDFLGQAFDLMARDLAAFKLERFADLVLQPDLPDVQLTDLHRVPECIEAGARALREALGDLQKLLHPVTPEAASGEAVT, encoded by the coding sequence GTGAACGGCGAGCACGGCTACGGATTCGGCATTGCCCTGGGTGGGGGCGGCCTGCGAGGGCTCGCCCACGTCGGGGTGCTCAAGGCGCTGCAGGAGGCCGGGTACTCGCCCGACATCGTCACCGGGACCTCCAGCGGCGCCATCCTGGCCGCCCTCTGGGCGTGCGGCTGGACCCCTGCCCAGATGGAAGAGGTCGCGCGGCGCCTGCGGTCCGCCGAACTGTACGATTCCAACCTGACATGGGGATCGGCTCTCGCCGTGCTGGCCCAGGTGCTGGGGTTCCGGTGGCGCCCGCGCCGGCCCGTTCCCCAGGGGATGATCCAGGGGCAGAAGCTGGAACGGCTCCTCGGCCTGTGGACGCGCGGCGCCCGGCTGGAGCAGCTGGAGCGGCCCGTGGCCATCATGGCGGCCGACGTGCGGTCGGGTCGCGCGGCGGTGTTCTGCCCGCCGGTGTACAAGGAACGGGTGCAGCGGGCCATGCCGGGGGCCATCGTGCTGGACAAGGGGACGTTGGCGGCGGCGGTGAGGGCAAGCATTGCGATTCCCGGGATCTTCGAACCCAAGCGGCTGGGGCCGTACATCCTGGTGGACGGCGCCGTCAAGGACAAGGTGCCAGCCGAGGCGGCGCGCGCTCTGGGGGCGCGAGTGGTCCTGGCGGTGGACGTCTCATCTCGCCGGCGCCGGGAACCGGCGGGGCTGCTGGACTTTCTCGGGCAGGCCTTCGACCTCATGGCACGGGACCTGGCGGCCTTCAAGCTGGAGCGGTTTGCCGACCTGGTGCTTCAGCCGGACCTGCCGGACGTTCAACTGACGGACCTGCACCGGGTACCGGAGTGCATCGAGGCGGGCGCTCGCGCTCTTCGGGAGGCGCTTGGAGACCTGCAGAAGCTCTTGCACCCGGTGACACCGGAGGCGGCGTCGGGGGAAGCGGTGACGTAA